The following proteins are encoded in a genomic region of Comamonas resistens:
- a CDS encoding flagellin: MAMTINTNVVSINAQRNLGLSGNSLATSMQRLSSGLRVNSAKDDAAGLAIAERMSTQVRGLSVASRNANDGISLAQTAEGALGKVGDMLQRMRELAVQSGNATNSKSDREALQAELSQLRDEVDRVAKTTSFNGAKLLDGNFTGAVFQVGANSGDNITVGALANTKVAELGNSTYGKATTDLVAATVKTDAQASISQGDVKIDITGANGTKVTATIKQDVNVTEDEALGKVIAAINSKTADTGVTAFLNEKKDGIELRATENTADGDDLAKVVIDTGGSIASADVATGAIEEAGSKGIDTVDISSQSGAWDALQRIDKAIDKVNASRGELGAIQTRFEKATENIDIQSENLSAARGRITDADFAKETANLSRTQILQQAGTAMVAQANQLPQQVLSLLR; this comes from the coding sequence ATGGCAATGACCATTAACACCAATGTTGTGTCCATCAATGCACAACGCAATCTGGGGCTGTCTGGCAACTCGCTGGCGACTTCCATGCAGCGCCTGTCCTCGGGTCTGCGTGTCAACAGCGCCAAGGATGATGCGGCCGGCCTGGCTATCGCCGAGCGCATGAGCACCCAGGTGCGTGGCCTGTCCGTGGCCTCGCGCAATGCCAACGACGGCATCTCGCTGGCGCAGACCGCTGAAGGCGCGCTGGGCAAGGTGGGTGACATGCTGCAGCGCATGCGTGAACTGGCCGTGCAATCAGGCAATGCCACCAATAGCAAGTCCGACCGCGAAGCCCTGCAGGCCGAGCTGTCGCAACTGCGTGACGAAGTGGACCGCGTGGCCAAGACCACCAGCTTCAACGGTGCCAAGCTGCTGGACGGGAACTTCACCGGCGCGGTGTTTCAAGTGGGCGCCAACTCGGGCGACAACATCACCGTGGGCGCATTGGCCAACACCAAAGTGGCTGAACTGGGCAACTCCACCTACGGCAAGGCTACGACGGATCTGGTCGCTGCGACCGTCAAAACCGATGCGCAGGCTTCAATCTCGCAGGGCGATGTGAAGATCGACATCACTGGCGCCAATGGCACGAAGGTCACTGCCACGATCAAGCAAGACGTCAATGTGACCGAGGACGAAGCCCTGGGCAAGGTGATTGCTGCCATCAACAGCAAGACGGCTGACACCGGTGTGACGGCTTTCCTGAATGAGAAGAAGGACGGAATCGAGCTGCGCGCCACCGAAAACACGGCTGACGGCGATGATCTGGCCAAGGTAGTGATCGACACGGGCGGCAGCATTGCCTCGGCAGATGTGGCGACTGGCGCCATCGAAGAAGCTGGCAGCAAGGGCATCGATACGGTGGACATCTCTAGCCAGTCCGGCGCCTGGGATGCCCTGCAGCGCATCGACAAGGCCATCGACAAGGTGAATGCTTCCCGAGGTGAGCTGGGTGCGATTCAGACCCGCTTCGAGAAGGCGACGGAGAATATCGATATCCAGTCCGAGAACCTCTCGGCAGCCCGCGGTCGTATCACCGATGCCGACTTTGCCAAGGAAACCGCCAACCTGAGCCGCACGCAGATCCTGCAGCAGGCCGGTACGGCCATGGTGGCACAGGCCAACCAACTGCCGCAGCAAGTGCTGAGCCTGCTGCGCTAA
- a CDS encoding flagellar protein FliT — protein sequence MEHTLIDFYRAIEESSAKMLQAAQAKDWDGVARYEGTCAVLIEQLRFRSRDEKLAPELRKEKARIMQRILRNDAQIRVLAEPWLASFEHMFDGQPHVMH from the coding sequence ATGGAGCACACATTGATCGACTTCTATCGCGCCATTGAGGAAAGCAGTGCCAAGATGCTGCAAGCCGCCCAGGCCAAGGACTGGGATGGTGTTGCGCGCTATGAGGGCACTTGTGCCGTGCTGATCGAGCAGCTGCGCTTTCGCTCGCGAGATGAAAAGCTGGCGCCCGAACTGCGCAAGGAAAAGGCGCGCATCATGCAACGCATCTTGCGCAACGATGCCCAGATTCGCGTGCTGGCCGAGCCCTGGCTTGCAAGTTTCGAGCATATGTTCGACGGTCAGCCGCATGTAATGCACTGA
- a CDS encoding flagellin, which translates to MAMTINTNVVSINAQRNLGLSGSSLATSMQRLSSGLRVNSAKDDAAGLAIAERMSTQVRGLSVASRNANDGISLAQTAEGAMGKVGDMLQRMRELAVQSGNATNSKSDREALQAELSQLRDEVDRVAKTTTFNGQKVLDGTFTGGVFQVGANSGDNITVSALANIKVDELGKSAYGKLADIAVATVKTEAQASISQGDVKIDITGANGTKVTATIKQDANVTEDEALGKVISAINSKTADTGVTAFLSDDKTQIELRATAKPQDGEDIAKIAINTGSSVAAMDVLTAGTAIEGGSKGIDQVDISTQSGAWDALQRIDKAIDKVNASRGELGAVQTRFEKAIENIDIMGENLSAARGRITDADFAKETANLSRTQILQQAGTAMVAQANQLPQQVLSLLK; encoded by the coding sequence ATGGCAATGACCATCAACACCAACGTTGTTTCGATCAACGCACAGCGCAACCTGGGCCTCTCGGGCAGCTCGCTGGCCACCTCCATGCAGCGCCTGTCCTCGGGCCTGCGTGTCAACAGCGCCAAGGATGATGCGGCCGGCCTGGCTATCGCTGAGCGCATGAGCACCCAGGTGCGTGGCTTGTCCGTGGCCTCGCGCAACGCCAATGATGGTATTTCCCTTGCGCAGACCGCTGAAGGCGCAATGGGCAAGGTCGGCGACATGCTGCAGCGCATGCGTGAGCTGGCCGTGCAGTCCGGCAATGCCACCAATAGCAAGTCCGACCGCGAAGCCCTGCAGGCCGAGCTATCGCAGCTGCGTGATGAAGTGGATCGCGTGGCCAAGACCACGACTTTCAACGGACAGAAGGTGCTGGACGGCACTTTCACCGGCGGCGTGTTCCAGGTAGGCGCCAATTCGGGCGACAACATTACCGTAAGCGCGCTGGCTAACATCAAGGTGGATGAGCTGGGCAAGTCCGCTTATGGCAAGTTGGCGGATATCGCTGTGGCGACTGTCAAAACCGAGGCGCAGGCTTCGATTTCGCAGGGCGATGTGAAGATCGACATCACTGGTGCCAATGGCACGAAGGTCACTGCCACGATCAAGCAAGACGCCAATGTGACTGAGGATGAAGCTCTGGGCAAGGTGATCTCTGCCATCAACAGCAAGACGGCCGACACCGGTGTGACGGCCTTCCTGAGCGACGACAAGACTCAGATTGAACTGCGTGCCACGGCAAAGCCGCAGGATGGCGAGGATATTGCCAAGATTGCGATCAACACGGGCAGCAGCGTGGCAGCGATGGATGTGTTGACGGCTGGCACTGCCATTGAGGGTGGCAGCAAGGGTATCGATCAGGTGGATATCAGTACCCAATCCGGCGCTTGGGATGCCCTGCAGCGCATCGACAAGGCCATCGACAAGGTGAATGCTTCCCGAGGTGAGCTGGGTGCGGTGCAGACCCGCTTCGAAAAGGCCATCGAGAACATCGACATCATGGGTGAGAACCTCTCTGCAGCCCGAGGCCGTATCACCGATGCTGACTTTGCCAAGGAAACCGCCAACCTGAGCCGCACGCAGATTCTGCAGCAAGCCGGTACGGCCATGGTGGCACAGGCCAACCAACTGCCCCAGCAAGTGCTGAGCCTGCTGAAGTAG
- the fliF gene encoding flagellar basal-body MS-ring/collar protein FliF: MSAVAEIPVPNAMPGSAQPARPALAQRWNALDRGQRLRWGALAALVAVGLVAAAVFYRQPDYKLLFANVSDKDGGAIVAQLTQMNVPYKYSEGGGSILIPADRVHDVRLKLATQGLPKGSVTGFELMENSKFGITQFQERLNFQRGLEGELTRSILALNAVQSARVHLALPNQNGFFREQQKPSASVLLSLHPGRMLDRAQIAGIVHLVASSVPEMDPAAVSVVDDTGKLLSQSPDGTAGSVDMQQFLYTQQVEQQYVRRILDILEPVVGKNNVKAQVSAELDFSQTESTSEQHRPNQAADGGAVRSQQVMETNGEKTATPPTGVPGATSNQPPQNSTAPINGANPAPQAAGGGQGGSQGSKRESITNYEVDKTVKVTRGSTGNIKRLTAAVVVNAPLAVPAGGDAATAANAAAVSSGMRPLTAQQQEQLLTLVRETVGYSADRGDSVNLVSAPFMSEATPAELPLWKDPEMQAMAKSLGVPIALALFGALVLLGLVRPLLKSRKAAPGSQLNAIEGEALDRPALPAPATDLTPTKEQVRMDQARALAKQNPIAVANIVKTWINGEGA, translated from the coding sequence ATGTCTGCTGTTGCTGAAATCCCTGTCCCCAATGCCATGCCCGGCTCCGCGCAGCCGGCCCGCCCTGCGCTCGCGCAGCGCTGGAATGCGCTCGATCGTGGTCAGCGGCTGCGTTGGGGGGCGCTTGCCGCCCTGGTCGCCGTGGGTCTGGTGGCCGCAGCGGTGTTCTACCGCCAGCCGGACTACAAGCTGCTGTTTGCCAATGTGAGCGACAAGGATGGTGGTGCCATCGTGGCGCAGCTCACGCAGATGAACGTGCCCTACAAGTACAGCGAGGGCGGCGGCTCCATCCTGATTCCTGCAGACCGTGTGCACGATGTGCGCCTGAAGCTGGCCACGCAAGGCCTGCCCAAGGGCTCGGTGACGGGCTTCGAGCTGATGGAGAACAGCAAGTTCGGCATCACCCAGTTTCAGGAACGCCTGAATTTCCAGCGCGGTCTGGAAGGGGAGCTGACGCGCTCCATCCTGGCGCTCAATGCCGTGCAAAGCGCACGCGTGCATCTGGCGCTGCCCAATCAGAACGGTTTTTTCCGCGAGCAGCAAAAGCCTTCGGCTTCCGTGCTGCTGAGCCTGCACCCCGGCCGTATGCTGGACCGCGCGCAGATTGCCGGCATCGTGCATCTGGTGGCCTCCAGCGTGCCCGAGATGGACCCGGCTGCCGTCAGTGTGGTCGATGACACCGGCAAGCTGCTGTCGCAGTCGCCAGACGGTACGGCCGGCAGCGTGGACATGCAGCAGTTCCTCTATACCCAGCAGGTGGAGCAGCAGTATGTGCGCCGCATTCTGGACATCCTGGAGCCTGTGGTCGGCAAGAACAATGTGAAGGCCCAGGTCTCAGCCGAGCTGGACTTCAGCCAGACCGAATCGACGTCGGAGCAGCATCGCCCCAATCAGGCTGCCGATGGTGGCGCGGTGCGCAGCCAGCAGGTGATGGAGACCAATGGCGAAAAAACGGCCACTCCTCCTACCGGTGTACCTGGCGCGACCAGCAACCAGCCACCCCAGAACTCCACCGCGCCCATCAATGGCGCCAATCCCGCGCCGCAGGCCGCTGGTGGCGGTCAGGGCGGCAGCCAGGGCAGCAAGCGTGAGTCCATTACCAATTACGAGGTGGACAAGACCGTCAAGGTCACGCGTGGCAGCACCGGCAATATCAAGCGCCTGACGGCGGCCGTGGTGGTCAATGCGCCGCTGGCCGTGCCCGCCGGCGGCGACGCGGCAACCGCAGCCAATGCGGCGGCTGTCAGCTCAGGCATGCGCCCGCTGACCGCGCAGCAGCAAGAGCAGCTGTTGACGCTGGTGCGCGAGACCGTGGGTTACAGCGCGGATCGTGGCGATTCGGTGAATCTGGTCAGTGCCCCTTTCATGAGCGAGGCTACACCTGCAGAGCTGCCGCTGTGGAAAGACCCTGAAATGCAGGCCATGGCCAAGAGCCTGGGTGTGCCGATTGCGCTGGCCTTGTTTGGTGCTCTGGTGCTGCTGGGACTGGTGCGTCCGTTGCTCAAGTCGCGCAAGGCAGCGCCTGGCAGCCAGCTCAATGCCATCGAGGGCGAGGCGCTGGATCGTCCCGCCTTGCCAGCCCCGGCAACCGATCTGACCCCCACCAAGGAACAGGTGCGCATGGATCAGGCCAGAGCCCTAGCCAAGCAGAACCCGATCGCGGTGGCAAATATCGTGAAGACATGGATTAACGGAGAGGGGGCATAA
- a CDS encoding FliH/SctL family protein, which translates to MSNGQPVRSHSRFIPQEEIDDNAVVQWRFGAVDAQGGAFKVEPSAGFIPAGSPQQFNGFSPTLTHQAPARPEVEDEAQQEPQTPAFDEEQLQQLLEQARAEGHAQGLAEGRAQTQQQWQQRLDDHISGAGRESAQRVDQVLQGLDENFKQMQAGMAQELLNLACDIARQVVRQELRSQPQALLPVIREALDMLVDENRPVTVRLNPSDYEVLDQPLRAAHGTHSRIQWVGDASIAVGDVKVESGGAEIDGGLDKRWRRAVAALGLVSTWYDGDKA; encoded by the coding sequence ATGTCTAACGGCCAGCCTGTGCGCTCCCACTCCCGTTTCATTCCGCAGGAAGAGATCGACGACAACGCCGTGGTGCAGTGGCGCTTTGGCGCGGTGGATGCGCAAGGCGGTGCCTTCAAGGTGGAGCCATCGGCGGGTTTCATTCCTGCGGGGTCACCCCAGCAGTTCAATGGTTTTTCGCCCACGCTGACGCATCAGGCCCCGGCTAGGCCAGAGGTGGAAGACGAGGCGCAGCAGGAGCCGCAGACTCCGGCCTTCGATGAAGAGCAGCTGCAGCAATTGCTGGAACAGGCCCGTGCCGAGGGCCATGCCCAGGGGCTGGCCGAAGGGCGTGCCCAGACCCAGCAGCAGTGGCAGCAGCGGCTGGACGACCATATCAGTGGCGCGGGCCGTGAGAGTGCGCAGCGCGTGGACCAGGTGCTGCAAGGGCTGGACGAGAACTTCAAACAGATGCAGGCCGGCATGGCGCAGGAGCTGCTGAATCTGGCTTGCGACATCGCCCGCCAGGTGGTGCGCCAGGAACTGCGCAGCCAGCCCCAGGCCTTGCTGCCGGTGATCCGCGAGGCGCTGGACATGCTGGTCGATGAAAACCGCCCGGTCACCGTGCGCTTGAATCCGTCGGACTACGAAGTGCTGGACCAGCCCTTGCGGGCCGCGCATGGCACGCACAGCCGTATTCAATGGGTGGGCGATGCCTCCATCGCCGTGGGCGATGTCAAGGTCGAGTCCGGTGGCGCCGAGATCGACGGCGGTCTGGACAAGCGCTGGCGCCGCGCCGTGGCGGCGCTGGGCTTGGTTTCCACATGGTATGACGGGGACAAGGCATGA
- a CDS encoding flagellin, with amino-acid sequence MAATINTNIISINAQRNLALSGSSLATSMQRLSSGLRVNSAKDDAAGLAIAERMNTQVRGLQVASRNANDGISLAQTAEGALGKVGDMLQRMRELAVQAGNATNSKSDREALQAEVKQLSAEIDRVAKQTSFNGQKLLEGSFAGAVFQVGANSGDNITLGALADTRSSKISSVSYAQSSAPSVVTAQPLAASAPLGNFSVAATDLTVTVGTGTPVQLGPLSAASSPQERLGQVVEAINNKSSDTGVTAYLTKIDGTENFKVEILSGKLDSNGDPMKVAFGGADFLATNTGLDPADNPTGISIPGGATDASSVSKAQGIEDIDVSTQAGAWVALRKIDSAVDQINSARATLGAMQSRFENAVNNIDIQSENLSAARGRIVDADFAKETANLSRTQILQQAGTAMVAQANQIPQQVLQLLQK; translated from the coding sequence ATGGCTGCGACCATCAACACCAACATCATCTCGATCAACGCCCAGCGCAATCTAGCCCTCTCGGGCAGCTCGCTGGCCACCTCCATGCAGCGCCTGTCTTCAGGGCTGCGCGTCAACAGCGCCAAGGACGATGCGGCCGGCCTGGCCATCGCCGAGCGCATGAACACCCAGGTGCGCGGCCTGCAAGTCGCATCGCGCAATGCCAACGACGGCATCTCGCTGGCGCAGACCGCTGAAGGCGCGCTGGGCAAGGTGGGTGACATGCTGCAGCGCATGCGTGAGCTGGCCGTGCAGGCGGGCAACGCCACCAATAGCAAGAGCGACCGTGAAGCCCTGCAAGCCGAAGTCAAGCAGCTGTCTGCAGAAATCGACCGCGTGGCCAAACAAACCAGTTTCAACGGCCAAAAACTGCTGGAAGGCAGCTTTGCGGGCGCCGTGTTCCAGGTGGGTGCCAATTCGGGTGACAACATCACGCTGGGCGCGCTGGCCGATACGCGTTCGTCCAAAATTTCATCGGTGTCCTACGCCCAATCGAGCGCCCCATCCGTTGTCACAGCTCAACCGCTTGCAGCCTCTGCCCCTCTAGGCAACTTCAGCGTTGCGGCCACCGATCTGACAGTCACGGTTGGCACCGGTACACCTGTCCAGTTGGGCCCTTTGTCTGCCGCATCCAGCCCCCAGGAGCGTCTGGGTCAGGTCGTCGAGGCCATCAATAACAAGTCCTCCGATACCGGTGTGACGGCCTATCTGACCAAGATCGACGGTACGGAAAACTTCAAGGTGGAAATCCTGTCCGGCAAACTGGATAGCAACGGCGACCCCATGAAAGTTGCCTTTGGCGGAGCAGATTTCCTTGCCACCAACACCGGCCTTGACCCTGCAGACAACCCCACGGGCATCAGTATCCCTGGCGGAGCCACGGATGCCAGTTCCGTCAGCAAGGCACAGGGCATTGAGGATATCGATGTGAGCACCCAAGCCGGCGCCTGGGTCGCGCTCAGGAAGATCGACAGCGCCGTCGATCAAATCAATAGCGCCCGCGCCACACTCGGCGCCATGCAAAGCCGCTTCGAGAATGCAGTGAACAATATTGACATCCAGTCCGAAAATCTCTCCGCCGCGCGGGGTCGTATCGTGGACGCCGACTTTGCCAAGGAAACTGCCAACCTGAGCCGCACACAGATCCTGCAGCAGGCCGGCACAGCCATGGTGGCCCAGGCCAACCAGATTCCTCAGCAAGTGCTGCAATTGCTGCAAAAATAA
- the fliD gene encoding flagellar filament capping protein FliD, which translates to MAGISSIGIGSGLNVSDIISKMVALQKQPLQGLQARQQTIQTQISTYAQIKSLTNTLADANAKLTRDSGWNSMSISSSNPAVSMTVSGIASAATYDVSVTQLARSQTSVSASRDVDQKIGTAGMLTIQGAKTGALPVEVKYNSGDTLTTLAVKINEQAGDMQALVMRDGAGKEQLVLRSKATGNDAKFDVSDTGAVGNFSTPLGQDAQDALIKINGVTQASSTDNFDNVLPGLKITVSQVTVDPVTQADKPARVSVTADKAGTKKNIQDFIDAFNALNDLLSKTTKGMRDENGKTVSATDDKDPSGVFQGDSSTVSLQSSLRSLLGGTASNASGGLKRLADIGIEYKDGSLKITKSDKLDKAMDSPDALKSLFAAKASSDGSGGGIAVGLKKFTDELLAYDGTLNSKSDALELRKKNNLKDQDKVNAGAATLEAKLSRQYSALDSQMASITALNTYMQNQIAAWNKSK; encoded by the coding sequence ATGGCTGGTATTTCCTCTATCGGTATTGGCAGTGGCCTCAATGTTTCCGACATCATTTCCAAGATGGTGGCGTTGCAGAAGCAGCCCTTGCAGGGATTGCAGGCCAGGCAGCAGACGATTCAGACCCAGATCTCAACCTATGCCCAGATCAAGTCGCTGACCAACACCCTGGCCGATGCAAACGCCAAGCTCACGCGCGACAGCGGCTGGAACTCGATGAGCATTAGCTCCAGCAACCCGGCGGTGTCTATGACGGTATCGGGCATTGCCAGCGCTGCGACGTATGACGTGTCGGTGACGCAATTAGCACGGTCGCAGACCTCGGTGAGCGCTTCGCGTGATGTGGACCAGAAAATAGGTACAGCGGGAATGCTGACCATTCAGGGGGCCAAGACCGGAGCGCTGCCGGTGGAAGTGAAGTACAACAGCGGCGACACGCTGACCACGCTGGCCGTGAAGATCAATGAGCAGGCCGGTGACATGCAGGCCCTGGTGATGCGCGACGGCGCCGGCAAGGAGCAGTTGGTATTGCGTTCCAAGGCTACAGGGAATGATGCGAAGTTCGATGTGAGCGATACCGGCGCTGTGGGGAATTTCTCGACCCCGCTTGGCCAGGATGCCCAGGATGCGCTGATCAAGATCAACGGCGTGACGCAGGCGTCGAGCACGGACAATTTCGACAATGTGCTGCCGGGCCTGAAGATCACGGTGAGCCAAGTGACGGTCGATCCAGTAACCCAGGCAGACAAGCCTGCGCGCGTTTCCGTGACCGCCGACAAGGCGGGAACCAAGAAGAACATTCAGGATTTCATCGATGCCTTCAATGCGCTCAATGACTTGTTGAGCAAGACCACCAAGGGCATGCGTGATGAAAACGGCAAGACGGTTTCCGCAACCGATGACAAGGATCCATCGGGTGTTTTCCAGGGTGATTCGTCCACGGTGAGCTTGCAGAGCAGCCTGCGTTCGCTACTGGGCGGGACGGCAAGCAACGCCTCAGGTGGGCTCAAGCGTCTGGCTGACATCGGTATCGAGTACAAGGATGGCTCCCTGAAGATCACCAAGTCCGATAAGTTGGACAAGGCCATGGATTCTCCCGATGCGCTCAAATCGCTGTTCGCGGCCAAGGCTTCCAGCGATGGTTCGGGTGGCGGCATTGCCGTGGGCCTAAAGAAATTCACGGATGAGCTGCTGGCCTATGACGGCACGCTGAACAGCAAGTCGGATGCGCTGGAGTTGCGCAAGAAGAACAACCTGAAGGACCAGGACAAGGTGAATGCGGGCGCGGCGACGCTGGAGGCCAAGCTGTCGAGGCAATACTCGGCGCTGGATTCGCAGATGGCGTCGATTACCGCGCTGAACACCTATATGCAGAACCAGATTGCGGCCTGGAACAAGAGCAAGTAA
- the fliE gene encoding flagellar hook-basal body complex protein FliE, which produces MDLKIPALSPAQLGSQLGKVGGSPSPVAAGGFGQALQSALQSVSSAQNHSTQLQREVQLDNPAVSLEQTMVAMQKSQIGFQATLHVRNRLVQAYSDVMNMQV; this is translated from the coding sequence ATGGACCTCAAGATTCCTGCACTCTCTCCCGCTCAGCTGGGCAGCCAGCTTGGCAAGGTCGGCGGCTCTCCATCACCCGTTGCCGCTGGCGGCTTCGGCCAGGCCCTGCAAAGCGCGCTGCAATCGGTCAGCAGCGCACAAAACCATTCCACCCAGTTGCAGCGCGAAGTGCAGCTGGACAACCCTGCCGTCAGCCTGGAGCAGACCATGGTGGCCATGCAGAAGTCACAGATCGGCTTCCAGGCCACGCTGCATGTACGCAACCGCCTGGTGCAGGCCTATTCCGATGTCATGAATATGCAGGTGTGA
- the fliS gene encoding flagellar export chaperone FliS, which yields MYSPSFSRATSAYRQVSAHSGVESASPHRLIQMLFEGLLQHLNAARGAIERGEVEVKGSQLGRAVRILEEGLKGSLNREQGGELAMNLGALYDYCIQRLTYANLRNDVQAVEEVVALVEPVAQGWQEIGSAPAVAGQ from the coding sequence ATGTACTCCCCCTCTTTTTCCCGTGCCACGAGTGCCTATCGCCAGGTGAGTGCCCATTCTGGCGTGGAAAGCGCATCGCCCCACCGTCTGATCCAGATGCTGTTCGAGGGGCTGTTGCAGCACCTGAATGCTGCGCGCGGCGCCATTGAGCGCGGCGAGGTGGAGGTTAAGGGCTCTCAACTGGGCCGAGCCGTGCGCATTTTGGAAGAAGGCCTCAAGGGCAGTCTGAACCGTGAGCAAGGAGGTGAGCTGGCCATGAATCTGGGGGCTTTGTACGACTATTGCATCCAGCGCCTGACCTATGCCAATCTGCGCAACGATGTGCAGGCGGTGGAAGAGGTGGTGGCGCTGGTCGAGCCTGTGGCCCAGGGCTGGCAGGAAATCGGTTCCGCTCCGGCAGTGGCCGGGCAGTAA
- the fliG gene encoding flagellar motor switch protein FliG, with protein MDDRGLNDAAILLVSLGEEEAAEVFKHLTPKEVQKLGETIARMRGVTREKVDFVIDRFTSDAASQSLLVDDASDYVRSVLKRALGDDKAALLIDRILQGGDISGIESLKWMDPLSVAELLRGEHPQIVAAILVHLEYEQAAAVLMQLPDRFRSEVMLRVATLEGIQPAALKDLNEVLFQVLAGGDKVRKTSLGGVKTAAEMLNQLGGNADVAVLDSIRHYDPELAQKIMDKMFVFDDLVKLDDRSVQLVLREVVSETLIVALKGGSMEVRDKILANMSMRAAESLREDLEGRGPMRLSEVEAQQKEILKVVRRLVEEGQVTISSGAEDSYV; from the coding sequence ATGGACGACAGAGGCCTGAACGACGCTGCCATCTTGCTGGTCTCCCTGGGTGAGGAAGAGGCCGCCGAGGTATTCAAGCACCTGACGCCCAAGGAAGTGCAGAAGCTGGGCGAGACGATTGCCCGCATGCGTGGCGTGACGCGCGAAAAGGTGGATTTTGTGATCGACCGTTTCACCAGCGACGCCGCTTCCCAGAGTCTGCTGGTCGACGACGCCAGCGACTATGTGCGTTCGGTGCTCAAGCGAGCGCTGGGTGACGACAAGGCCGCGCTGCTGATCGACCGCATCTTGCAGGGCGGTGACATCTCGGGCATTGAAAGCCTGAAGTGGATGGATCCGCTGTCAGTGGCCGAGCTGTTGCGCGGCGAGCACCCGCAGATCGTGGCGGCCATTCTCGTGCATCTGGAGTACGAGCAGGCCGCAGCGGTGCTGATGCAGCTGCCTGACCGTTTCCGCAGCGAAGTCATGCTGCGTGTGGCGACGCTGGAGGGTATTCAGCCTGCAGCGCTCAAGGACCTCAACGAGGTGCTGTTCCAGGTGCTGGCCGGTGGCGACAAGGTGCGCAAGACCTCGCTGGGCGGGGTCAAGACCGCTGCCGAAATGCTCAACCAGCTGGGCGGCAACGCCGATGTGGCGGTGCTGGACTCCATCCGCCATTACGACCCCGAGCTGGCGCAGAAGATCATGGACAAGATGTTTGTCTTCGACGACCTGGTCAAGCTCGACGACCGTTCGGTGCAGCTGGTGCTGCGCGAGGTGGTGTCGGAGACGCTGATCGTGGCGCTCAAGGGTGGCTCGATGGAGGTGCGCGACAAGATCCTGGCCAATATGTCCATGCGTGCTGCCGAGTCGCTGCGCGAGGATCTGGAAGGCCGCGGCCCCATGCGCCTGTCCGAAGTGGAGGCCCAGCAAAAGGAAATCCTCAAGGTCGTGCGCCGTCTGGTCGAAGAGGGTCAGGTGACCATCAGCAGCGGTGCGGAGGACAGCTATGTCTAA